GGAGTGTCGGTTCGTCACTGCCGCCGCCCCCGGCGAAGGGCGCATTACAAGACCGGACCCGGCTTGGGACCGGGTCCGGCGATCGACAGAAAGGGTCCACTTGCGCCAGGCGGCGCAAGGGATGGGAAGGGTCAAGCCAGGAGGGCGCGCACTTTCTCCTGCAGCACGGCCGGATCCACCGGCTTCTGCACGAAATCGTTGACGGGAAGCAGGTCGTCGTCCACGCCGAAGTGCATGCCCGTGACGCGGCTGACGCTGGTCAGCATGATGATCGGCGTGGTGATGCCCCGACCGCGCAGGGCCTGGGCCAGCGCGAAACCGTCGTCCGGCTCGTCCATCATCACGTCCAGGATCATGAGATCGGGCTTGAGCTTGAGGGCGGCGTCGAGGCCCTCCTTGTAGCTGTAGGCTGCCTCCACCTGGTGTCCGGCCATCTCCAGCATGACGCGACTGGCCTCGATGATATCGACATCGTCGTCCACGATCAGGATGCGTGCCATCTATCCGTCTCCTGTTGCCGCCGGGTGGTCGCCGCACATCGGCGCCCTGGACCGGGCGAATTGACGCGCCAAGATAGCAGATGTTGAAAAATTCACAATAGCCTCCCGACACTTCTGCTCCGGCCGCCCTGCTTTGCTAAGTTGGATCCGCCAGCCTGGGGTCCAGCCGCGTCGCGGTGCGCCACCATGCGGTTACAACCGTGCTGCCGCTTCACCCGCCGCCGTTTCCCCGGCATCATTCGGCCATCCGGCTCGTCGGCGGACGATGGCGGCGGCCTTCAACGAGAGAGTCCATGTCCGACCAACACGTCCCGGCCACGCCGGAAGTCGAATCCCAGCCCGCGAGCGCCCCACATCCACTATTCACCTTCGAGGAGCTGCCCCCCCGCTACCGGGAAAGGGTGACCGCCCTGGGCTGGGCGGAACCCATGGAGGTGCAGGCCCGGGCCATTCCCCTCATCCGCGCCGGCCAGGATCTCATCACCCAGAGCCACACCGGCAGCGGCAAGACAGGCGCTTTCCTGCTGCCCCTGCTGCTGGAGCTGGACGAGTCCCTGGCCGAATGCCAGGCCCTTATCCTGGTCCCCACCCGCGAGCTGGCCATCCAGGTCCACGCCGAGCTGCTGCGCCTGACCGAGGGCACCCCGGTGCGCCATGCCCTGCTCTACGGCGGCGTGGCCTACGGCAAGCAGCTCAAGGATCTGGAGAACAAGGCGCAGATCGTCATTGGCACGCCGGGCCGCGTGCTGGACCACCTGGACCGCGGCACCTTCACTGCCGGCCACGTGCGCTACCTGGTGCTGGACGAGGCCGACGAGATGCTCTCCATGGGCTTCTACCCGGCCATGCGCAAGGTGCGCCGCTGGCTTCCCCAGAAGCGCCGCAGCCTCATGTTCAGCGCCACCATGCCCCGCGCCGTGCTCAACCTCTCCAAGGAGTTCCTCCACCACCCCGAGTTCCTCTCCCTGAGCGGCGACAATGTGGGCGTGGAGACCCTCACCCACGAGTACTACACGGTGGATCCCATGGACAAGGACCGCGCCCTGGTGCGCATCCTTGAGATGGAGAACCCGGCCAACGCCCTCATCTTCTGCAATCGCAAATCGGAGGTGGAGTACCTCTTCCAGTTCCTCCAGAACGCCGGCTACGATGTGGACCGCATCAGCGGCGACCTGACCCAGACGGCGCGGGAGAAGGTGATGGGGCTCATCCGCCAGCACAAGGTGCGCTTCCTCATCGCCACCGACGTGGCCGCCCGCGGGATCGACATCCAGGACCTGGACATCGTCTTCCAGTATGACGTGCCGCAGGATCTGGAGATCTACGTGCACCGGGCGGGCCGCACGGCGCGCGCCGGCAAGAGCGGCCGCTGCATCACGCTGGTCACCTACCGCGACGAGCTGCCCCTGCGCGAGATCCAGGGCAAGTTCCACATCCCGCTGCAGAAAAAGGAACTGCCCAATCTGGAGCAGGTCAGCCAGCGCGTCTGCGAGCGCACCACCGTCCTGCTCGAGGAGCAGCTGCGCGACGCCGGCAGCGTGATGAACGAGCGCATCGACCGCTTCACGCCCCTGGCCGAGGAGCTGGCCCAGAGCGATGAGGGGCGCCGACTGCTGGCCCTTCTCCTCGACGACTTCTACCACCACACCCTTCATCTTCCCCCCAAGTTGCCTGAGGAGAAACTGCGCTTCGAGGACATCCCGGACGCTCCCGGCCGGCCGCGGCACCGCGAGCGGGACGAGCCGCGGGGACGGCCCGACCGTCCACGTCGTTCGCCTGCAACTGAATCGCGCGCCGTAAATGCTTCCAGCGATCAACCTGCTCCAGAGCAGGTGACAGCCGACGGAGAGGGCGCACCGCCTGCGGGGAACGGGAGCGAGCGCCCCCGGCGACCCCGGCGCCGGCGCGGCCGCGGGCGAAGCGGTGAGGCCGAGTCGTCTTCAGCCTCGGCACCGGCGGCTCCCGCGGGCGAGGCCTGATCCTCGTCCAGCCCTTCGCACAAGGAAAGCCTGGGGGCATCACGCTGGTCGGTGGTGCCCCTTTTCATGGACAGGACCGGCCGCGCCGGCGGCGCCGACCGGGCGCGGGGACGCCTCTTCCCCGGCCGATTCCCACCTTGGCGGGCGGGCAGAGAAGAAAGGCCGGTGACCGACCCATGACCGAGCGCGGCGATGAAATCAGGCTGACCCCAGAACAGGAAGCTGTGGTGCGGACGGAGCGCGGCCCCTTGCTGGTCCTGGCGCCCGTGGGCAGCGGCAAGACCCTGGTCATGGCTCGCCGCCTGGCGGCGGCCATCCACGGCGGCATGCCCGCCGCCGGCTGCCTGTGCCTGACCTTCACCAACCGCGCGGCGCGGGAATTGAGGAGCCGTGTGGCCGCCCTGGGCGAGGCGGCCCGCGAGGTGGCCGTTTTCACCTTCCACGGCTTTTGCGCCCACCTGCTGAGGCAGGAGAGCGGCGCCGCCGGCCTGCCCGCCGTCTTCAGCATCCAGGACGAGCTGGACAGC
This window of the bacterium genome carries:
- a CDS encoding response regulator, whose amino-acid sequence is MARILIVDDDVDIIEASRVMLEMAGHQVEAAYSYKEGLDAALKLKPDLMILDVMMDEPDDGFALAQALRGRGITTPIIMLTSVSRVTGMHFGVDDDLLPVNDFVQKPVDPAVLQEKVRALLA
- a CDS encoding DEAD/DEAH box helicase, yielding MSDQHVPATPEVESQPASAPHPLFTFEELPPRYRERVTALGWAEPMEVQARAIPLIRAGQDLITQSHTGSGKTGAFLLPLLLELDESLAECQALILVPTRELAIQVHAELLRLTEGTPVRHALLYGGVAYGKQLKDLENKAQIVIGTPGRVLDHLDRGTFTAGHVRYLVLDEADEMLSMGFYPAMRKVRRWLPQKRRSLMFSATMPRAVLNLSKEFLHHPEFLSLSGDNVGVETLTHEYYTVDPMDKDRALVRILEMENPANALIFCNRKSEVEYLFQFLQNAGYDVDRISGDLTQTAREKVMGLIRQHKVRFLIATDVAARGIDIQDLDIVFQYDVPQDLEIYVHRAGRTARAGKSGRCITLVTYRDELPLREIQGKFHIPLQKKELPNLEQVSQRVCERTTVLLEEQLRDAGSVMNERIDRFTPLAEELAQSDEGRRLLALLLDDFYHHTLHLPPKLPEEKLRFEDIPDAPGRPRHRERDEPRGRPDRPRRSPATESRAVNASSDQPAPEQVTADGEGAPPAGNGSERPRRPRRRRGRGRSGEAESSSASAPAAPAGEA